A genomic window from Chrysoperla carnea chromosome 3, inChrCarn1.1, whole genome shotgun sequence includes:
- the LOC123296717 gene encoding partitioning defective 3 homolog isoform X3 produces the protein MFDSCQQEKNSGPRCSDVAEKLAQLFGWRQTYKVEKLQRTLSGNLHTRHASLIKVPLGATLPYQNGGSFKSTTKINIDKEKEAAMGNDSWVAVHNLRSQSGGGILDPDDRLNDVADDREQIIANFEDGDGVHHGGGDGASGSSVGTGSPDIFHGSDKYAPTYSRTDIEVTGEQIASGLNVPLQVRRGSEPALNQLIGCGPQTNGCGPPDTTRPPIMQDPSKRWSAAPIINDDHSIERNNHNNGYLTPEEEDSIEEDRFLRISRDGSNRLSMQFLDGGGYRWAEAAEKAANSLNSKNKTNGSKSLPRDGSRRKEPLGQANTSSPTQPFEHFDSNTERIETIVIRNEPGQLGVHVVPDYDRMSKERGLLVQGIEPGGRIDRHGKLFVFDRIIEINGQPLQNIPFQRVQEIFKVAQTAPELVLKVIKKRSSSADPFSCKPPAPIYPRSDREDKENVSMVEVEEKFGSNTKLATVSPTKKVPPGSRNPKSLLTANTRRIGRKIELELLKGPHGLGFSITTRDNPAGGNCPIYIKNILPKGAAVEDGRLKPGDRLLEVNGVEMTGKSQAEAVTVLRNAPTGSCVRIVVSRQEDATIPGPNLPRPLDTKSTEDAVLPWKHREILTFNIPVHDSEKAGLGVSVKGKTTNQNGGQSSDLGIFVKNVLHGGAASRDKRLRTNDQLLNVNGISLLHQSNSDAMETLRRAMLHTEGPVPGSITLTIARRVPSPAPPNNNNNNNINNNHNSSNHVSATSGRDSASSLLTHSSGPETFVGNTSNENESSSYLTDNSGASEKSGNTVIFLPYTKKSESSSANHSLNNSTHSNRSFGNMESWNHPVIDRITGQNTSGTGPHQLRNESYYMATHDHTWNGSFQNDPKLSSPTVNLPSGETILIENEYVPNYPPGTGYTNRNGKTKSNDNLLNNNTTDGKINVSITNCDQSSDSTPTNPTSTDVTYASQLSLENPAGFTRDAFGRQSMSEKRHATLDAKNTGTYQRTKKLREEREKSKDNEKQENGKLIRVGSVESIISLNRSPGHKDEEADKLGQLGPSLGMKKSSSLESLQTMVQGIQMDSDPAYSYRGNQGALRVIRGRGCDDSFRAAVDIDYKSVGKTNDAKKHWLLDPPIAAANSDLDAQDVGFMNARGGPRQSSLNAADNKKAAKKKAGLLKGIGSMFRFGKHRKTLDVIPGLDDRIIMAHENTVHHEKQDSASSQTASSETNQQSSTHNGNESTSSTDQQHQLQQQQQQHQQSPANSLELRPNNPSHQPPPNVPPSHYRQLVHQQMNRMQTQNHTDVNENPIHPAAASSRNQYVQELRSLHQKRHAERQGHYVSEEREDQYERAIRQRLEQVPDTIHGRSASYDVYGDVKRSGSRSAIGAGDPQRFSHYVNYDELQHHLSRRQQHYHSQRQPARDSQQRPMSNFYEYESIQSLMNSQPRSLISSPHSTNHDTHNDIPPAHHITKSSSSSSTSTSTTRITSNAIDKTTSITKQHFTQHARPYQPPPPISRGHEPTYGSRAMNGNPRTYQRYVANHNQRNVHKLSGNRGPFITQVTIEDQTQKTAGSRV, from the exons GGTAACGATTCATGGGTGGCTGTACATAACTTAAGGTCTCAATCAGGCGGTGGGATATTAGATCCGGATGATCGTTTAAATGATGTAGCCGATGATCGTGAACAAATCATTGCAAATTTTGAAGATGGTGATGGAGTACATCATGGAGGAGGAGACGGTGCTAGTGGAAGTTCAGTTGGGACTGGCAGTCCCGATATATTTCAT GGGTCTGATAAATATGCACCAACATATTCTCGCACTGATATTGAAGTAACTGGTGAACAAATAGCATCTGGTTTAAATGTACCTCTACAGGTGCGTAGAGGAAGTGAACCAGCACTAAATCAATTAATTGGTTGTGGTCCGCAAACAAATGGTTGTGGTCCACCGGATACAACACGTCCACCCATAATGCAAGATCCGTCCAAACGTTGGTCAGCCGCACCAATTATTAATGATGATCATTCAATCGAACGAAATAATCATAACAATGGATACTTAACACCTGAAGAAGAGGATTCAATTGAAGAGGATCGATTTTTAAGAATATCCAGAGATGGCAGTAATCGTTTATCGATGCAATTCTTGGATGGCGGAGG ATACAGATGGGCTGAAGCCGCTGAAAAAGCAGCAAATTCgctaaatagtaaaaataaaacaaatggtAGCAAATCGTTACCTCGTGATGGAAGTCGACGTAAAGAACCTTTAGGTCAAGCAAATACATCGAGTCCAACACAACCATTCGAACATTTCGATAGTAATACCGAAAGAATCGAAACAATTGTTATAAGAAATGAACCCGGTCAGTTGGGTGTTCACGTTGTACCTGATTATGATCGAATGAGTAAAGAACGTGGCTTACTTGTCCAAGGTATTGAACCAGGTGGTCGAATTGATCGACATGGGAAATTATTCGTGTTTGATcgtattattgaaattaatggaCAACCTCTACAAAATATACCATTTCAACG GgtacaagaaatatttaaagttgCTCAAACCGCACCCGAATTGGTacttaaagtaattaaaaaacgtAGCAGTAGTGCTGATCCATTTTCTTGCAAACCACCTGCACCGATTTATCCTCGTTCCGATCGTGAGGATAAAGAAAATGTTTCGATGGTTGAAGTTGAAGAAAAAT TTGGTTCTAATACAAAATTAGCAACAGTATCCCCAACAAAAAAAGTACCTCCCGGCTCTAGGAATCCCAAGAGTCTGTTGACGGCAAATACACGGCGTATTGgtagaaaaattgaattggaATTATTAAAAGGACCACATGGTCTTGGTTTTAGTATTACAACCAGGGATAATCCAGCTGGTGGTAATTGtccaatttacattaaaaatatattaccaaAAGGTGCTGCTGTCGAAGATGGTCGATTAAAACCCGGTGATCGATTACTGGAAGTGAACGGTGTTGAGATGACTGGTAAAAGTCAAGCGGAAGCTGTGACAGTCTTACGAAATGCACCAACTGGTAGCTGTGTTCGTATTGTTGTGTCACGACAAGAAGATGCAACAATTCCTGGGCCAAATTTACCAAGG CCATTGGATACAAAATCAACCGAAGATGCCGTTCTACCATGGAAACATCgtgaaatattaacatttaatatacCAGTACATGATTCTGAAAAAGCTGGATTAGGTGTTAGCGTTAAGGGTAAGACGACTAATCAAAATGGTGGTCAAAGTAGTGATCTCGGCATCTTCGTGAAAAATGTGTTACACGGTGGCGCTGCGTCTCGTGACAAACGTTTACGAACAAATGATCAATTATTAAATGTGAATGGCATATCATTATTACATCAATCGAATTCGGATGCAATGGAGACGCTGCGACGGGCCATGTTGCACACAGAAGGTCCAGTGCCTGGCAGTATTACACTCACAATTGCTCGTAGAGTGCCATCACCTGCGCctcctaataataataataataataatattaataataaccaCAATTCCTCTAATCATGTTTCTGCTACATCTGGTCGTGATTCTGCTTCTAGTCTACTTACACATTCATCAg GTCCTGAAACATTTGTTGGTAATACGtcaaatgaaaatgaatcaTCTTCCTATCTGACTGACAATTCTGGTGCTAGTGAAAAATCTGGAAATACTGTAATATTCTTACCATATACGAAAAAGTCTGAATCATCTTCCGCCAATCACTCGTTAAATAATAGCACGCACTCAAACAGAAGTTTTGGAAATATGGAATCATGGAATCATCCGGTAATTGATCGAATTACAGGTCAAAATACTAGCGGAACAGGACCACATCAATTACGAAATGAAAGTTATTATATGGCCACACATGATCATACTTGGAATGGAAGTTTtcaaaatgatccaaaattatcAAGCCCGACAGTAAATTTGCCATCTGGAGAAACTATTCTCATTGAAAACGAATATGTTCCAAACTATCCACCGGGTACAGGATATACCAACAG aaacgGGAAAACGAAAAGTAacgataatttattaaacaataacacAACGGACGGCAAAATAAATGTATCAATTACGAACTGTGATCAATCATCAGACTCCACACCTACAAATCCAACGAGTACAGACGTAACATATGCCAGTCAATTATCATTAGAAAATCCGGCTGGTTTTACACGAGACGCTTTTGGTAGACAAAGTATGTCCGAAAAACGTCATGCTACACTCGATGCGAAAAATACTGGAACATATCAACGTACGAAAAAATTACGTGAAGAACGTGAAAAGAGTAAAGACAATGAAAAACAAGAGAATGGGAAATTAATCCGTGTCGGTTCCGTAGAAtcaattattagtttaaatcGATCTCCAGGCCATAAAGACGAAG AAGCAGATAAATTAGGACAATTAGGACCCTCATTAGGAATGAAAAAATCGTCTAGTTTAGAATCGTTACAAACAATGGTGCAAGGA ATACAAATGGACAGTGATCCTGCGTATTCTTATCGAGGAAATCAAGGCGCTTTACGGGTGATAAGAGGTCGTGGATGTGATGATAGTTTTCGAGCAGCGGTTGATATCGATTATAAAAGTGTTGGTAAAACTAACG ATGCTAAAAAGCATTGGTTGTTGGACCCACCAATTGCAGCAGCAAATTCCGATTTAGATGCTCAAGATGTTGGATTTATGAATGCACGAGGTGGTCCTAGACAGTCATCTTTGAATGCTGCTGACAATAAGAAAGCAGCTAAAAAGAAAGCTGGATTACTTAAAGGAATCGGGTCAATgttcag ATTTGGTAAACATCGAAAGACGCTAGATGTGATACCTGGTTTAGATGATCGAATTATAATGGCACATGAAAATACTGTACATCATGAGAAACAGGATAGTGCGTCGTCTCAGACAGCATCATCAGAAACAAATCAACAATCTTCTACACATAATGGAAATGAATCAACGTCGTCCACAGATCAACAGCATCAACTACAGCAACAACAGCAGCAACATCAACAATCTCCTGCGAATAGTTTAGAATTACGACCTAATAATCCATCGCACCAACCTCCACCAAATGTACCTCCAAGTCATTATCGACAATTAGTTCATCAACAAATGAACAGAATGCAAACGCAG aACCATACGGATGTCAATGAAAATCCAATACATCCAGCCGCGGCGTCATCAAGAAATCAATATGTACAAGAATTACGATCCTTACATCAAAAACGACATGCTGAACGTCAAGGCCATTATGTGTCTGAAGAACGTGAAGATCAATATGAAAGAGCTATTCGACAA cGTTTGGAACAAGTACCAGACACAATCCATGGAAGATCAGCTAGTTATGATGTATACGGAGATGTTAAAAGATCTGGTAGTAGATCTGCTATAGGTGCAGGTGATCCACAACGTTTTAGCCATTATGTAAATTACGATGAACTACAACATCATCtaag CCGAAGACAACAACATTACCATTCTCAACGACAACCAGCACGTGATTCCCAACAGCGGCCAATGTCAAACTTTTATGAATATGAAAGTATACAATCACTAATGAATTCACAGCCCAGATCATTAATATCTTCACCTCACAGTACAAATCATGACACGCATAACGACATACCACCAGCACATCATATCACAAAATCATCGTCATCATCTTCAACAAGCACCAGTACGACACGTATCACATCCAACGCCATTGATAAAACTACATCAATAACTAAACAACATTTTACACAACATGCAAGGCCATATCAACCCCCACCACCGATATCAAGAGGGCATGAACCTACGTATGGGTCACGTGCCATGAATGGTAATCCTAGAACGTATCAACGTTATGTAGCCAATCATAATCAACGAAATGTGCATAAATTAAGTGGAAATCGTGGACCTTTTATTACACAAGTGACTATTGAAGATCAAACGCAAAAAACTGCTGGATCTAGAGtttaa
- the LOC123296717 gene encoding partitioning defective 3 homolog isoform X4 produces MFDSCQQEKNSGPRCSDVAEKLAQLFGWRQTYKVEKLQRTLSGNLHTRHASLIKVPLGATLPYQNGGSFKSTTKINIDKEKEAAMGNDSWVAVHNLRSQSGGGILDPDDRLNDVADDREQIIANFEDGDGVHHGGGDGASGSSVGTGSPDIFHGSDKYAPTYSRTDIEVTGEQIASGLNVPLQVRRGSEPALNQLIGCGPQTNGCGPPDTTRPPIMQDPSKRWSAAPIINDDHSIERNNHNNGYLTPEEEDSIEEDRFLRISRDGSNRLSMQFLDGGGYRWAEAAEKAANSLNSKNKTNGSKSLPRDGSRRKEPLGQANTSSPTQPFEHFDSNTERIETIVIRNEPGQLGVHVVPDYDRMSKERGLLVQGIEPGGRIDRHGKLFVFDRIIEINGQPLQNIPFQRVQEIFKVAQTAPELVLKVIKKRSSSADPFSCKPPAPIYPRSDREDKENVSMVEVEEKFGSNTKLATVSPTKKVPPGSRNPKSLLTANTRRIGRKIELELLKGPHGLGFSITTRDNPAGGNCPIYIKNILPKGAAVEDGRLKPGDRLLEVNGVEMTGKSQAEAVTVLRNAPTGSCVRIVVSRQEDATIPGPNLPRDGGELSTDVSNNKSRAPSPCAPAIPPLPSTHELMNNKHSTERTGSVAKIISQFQEAANKSATSSPLDTKSTEDAVLPWKHREILTFNIPVHDSEKAGLGVSVKGPETFVGNTSNENESSSYLTDNSGASEKSGNTVIFLPYTKKSESSSANHSLNNSTHSNRSFGNMESWNHPVIDRITGQNTSGTGPHQLRNESYYMATHDHTWNGSFQNDPKLSSPTVNLPSGETILIENEYVPNYPPGTGYTNRNGKTKSNDNLLNNNTTDGKINVSITNCDQSSDSTPTNPTSTDVTYASQLSLENPAGFTRDAFGRQSMSEKRHATLDAKNTGTYQRTKKLREEREKSKDNEKQENGKLIRVGSVESIISLNRSPGHKDEEADKLGQLGPSLGMKKSSSLESLQTMVQGIQMDSDPAYSYRGNQGALRVIRGRGCDDSFRAAVDIDYKSVGKTNDAKKHWLLDPPIAAANSDLDAQDVGFMNARGGPRQSSLNAADNKKAAKKKAGLLKGIGSMFRFGKHRKTLDVIPGLDDRIIMAHENTVHHEKQDSASSQTASSETNQQSSTHNGNESTSSTDQQHQLQQQQQQHQQSPANSLELRPNNPSHQPPPNVPPSHYRQLVHQQMNRMQTQNHTDVNENPIHPAAASSRNQYVQELRSLHQKRHAERQGHYVSEEREDQYERAIRQRLEQVPDTIHGRSASYDVYGDVKRSGSRSAIGAGDPQRFSHYVNYDELQHHLSRRQQHYHSQRQPARDSQQRPMSNFYEYESIQSLMNSQPRSLISSPHSTNHDTHNDIPPAHHITKSSSSSSTSTSTTRITSNAIDKTTSITKQHFTQHARPYQPPPPISRGHEPTYGSRAMNGNPRTYQRYVANHNQRNVHKLSGNRGPFITQVTIEDQTQKTAGSRV; encoded by the exons GGTAACGATTCATGGGTGGCTGTACATAACTTAAGGTCTCAATCAGGCGGTGGGATATTAGATCCGGATGATCGTTTAAATGATGTAGCCGATGATCGTGAACAAATCATTGCAAATTTTGAAGATGGTGATGGAGTACATCATGGAGGAGGAGACGGTGCTAGTGGAAGTTCAGTTGGGACTGGCAGTCCCGATATATTTCAT GGGTCTGATAAATATGCACCAACATATTCTCGCACTGATATTGAAGTAACTGGTGAACAAATAGCATCTGGTTTAAATGTACCTCTACAGGTGCGTAGAGGAAGTGAACCAGCACTAAATCAATTAATTGGTTGTGGTCCGCAAACAAATGGTTGTGGTCCACCGGATACAACACGTCCACCCATAATGCAAGATCCGTCCAAACGTTGGTCAGCCGCACCAATTATTAATGATGATCATTCAATCGAACGAAATAATCATAACAATGGATACTTAACACCTGAAGAAGAGGATTCAATTGAAGAGGATCGATTTTTAAGAATATCCAGAGATGGCAGTAATCGTTTATCGATGCAATTCTTGGATGGCGGAGG ATACAGATGGGCTGAAGCCGCTGAAAAAGCAGCAAATTCgctaaatagtaaaaataaaacaaatggtAGCAAATCGTTACCTCGTGATGGAAGTCGACGTAAAGAACCTTTAGGTCAAGCAAATACATCGAGTCCAACACAACCATTCGAACATTTCGATAGTAATACCGAAAGAATCGAAACAATTGTTATAAGAAATGAACCCGGTCAGTTGGGTGTTCACGTTGTACCTGATTATGATCGAATGAGTAAAGAACGTGGCTTACTTGTCCAAGGTATTGAACCAGGTGGTCGAATTGATCGACATGGGAAATTATTCGTGTTTGATcgtattattgaaattaatggaCAACCTCTACAAAATATACCATTTCAACG GgtacaagaaatatttaaagttgCTCAAACCGCACCCGAATTGGTacttaaagtaattaaaaaacgtAGCAGTAGTGCTGATCCATTTTCTTGCAAACCACCTGCACCGATTTATCCTCGTTCCGATCGTGAGGATAAAGAAAATGTTTCGATGGTTGAAGTTGAAGAAAAAT TTGGTTCTAATACAAAATTAGCAACAGTATCCCCAACAAAAAAAGTACCTCCCGGCTCTAGGAATCCCAAGAGTCTGTTGACGGCAAATACACGGCGTATTGgtagaaaaattgaattggaATTATTAAAAGGACCACATGGTCTTGGTTTTAGTATTACAACCAGGGATAATCCAGCTGGTGGTAATTGtccaatttacattaaaaatatattaccaaAAGGTGCTGCTGTCGAAGATGGTCGATTAAAACCCGGTGATCGATTACTGGAAGTGAACGGTGTTGAGATGACTGGTAAAAGTCAAGCGGAAGCTGTGACAGTCTTACGAAATGCACCAACTGGTAGCTGTGTTCGTATTGTTGTGTCACGACAAGAAGATGCAACAATTCCTGGGCCAAATTTACCAAGG GACGGTGGTGAGCTGAGCACTGATGTTTCCAACAACAAATCACGCGCTCCTTCGCCGTGTGCCCCAGCAATACCACCCCTTCCGAGCACACACGAGCTGATGAACAACAAACATTCTACTGAGCGCACTGGTTCCGTTGCTAAAATTATATCCCAGTTTCAGGAGGCAGCTAACAAATCTGCCACATCTagt CCATTGGATACAAAATCAACCGAAGATGCCGTTCTACCATGGAAACATCgtgaaatattaacatttaatatacCAGTACATGATTCTGAAAAAGCTGGATTAGGTGTTAGCGTTAAGG GTCCTGAAACATTTGTTGGTAATACGtcaaatgaaaatgaatcaTCTTCCTATCTGACTGACAATTCTGGTGCTAGTGAAAAATCTGGAAATACTGTAATATTCTTACCATATACGAAAAAGTCTGAATCATCTTCCGCCAATCACTCGTTAAATAATAGCACGCACTCAAACAGAAGTTTTGGAAATATGGAATCATGGAATCATCCGGTAATTGATCGAATTACAGGTCAAAATACTAGCGGAACAGGACCACATCAATTACGAAATGAAAGTTATTATATGGCCACACATGATCATACTTGGAATGGAAGTTTtcaaaatgatccaaaattatcAAGCCCGACAGTAAATTTGCCATCTGGAGAAACTATTCTCATTGAAAACGAATATGTTCCAAACTATCCACCGGGTACAGGATATACCAACAG aaacgGGAAAACGAAAAGTAacgataatttattaaacaataacacAACGGACGGCAAAATAAATGTATCAATTACGAACTGTGATCAATCATCAGACTCCACACCTACAAATCCAACGAGTACAGACGTAACATATGCCAGTCAATTATCATTAGAAAATCCGGCTGGTTTTACACGAGACGCTTTTGGTAGACAAAGTATGTCCGAAAAACGTCATGCTACACTCGATGCGAAAAATACTGGAACATATCAACGTACGAAAAAATTACGTGAAGAACGTGAAAAGAGTAAAGACAATGAAAAACAAGAGAATGGGAAATTAATCCGTGTCGGTTCCGTAGAAtcaattattagtttaaatcGATCTCCAGGCCATAAAGACGAAG AAGCAGATAAATTAGGACAATTAGGACCCTCATTAGGAATGAAAAAATCGTCTAGTTTAGAATCGTTACAAACAATGGTGCAAGGA ATACAAATGGACAGTGATCCTGCGTATTCTTATCGAGGAAATCAAGGCGCTTTACGGGTGATAAGAGGTCGTGGATGTGATGATAGTTTTCGAGCAGCGGTTGATATCGATTATAAAAGTGTTGGTAAAACTAACG ATGCTAAAAAGCATTGGTTGTTGGACCCACCAATTGCAGCAGCAAATTCCGATTTAGATGCTCAAGATGTTGGATTTATGAATGCACGAGGTGGTCCTAGACAGTCATCTTTGAATGCTGCTGACAATAAGAAAGCAGCTAAAAAGAAAGCTGGATTACTTAAAGGAATCGGGTCAATgttcag ATTTGGTAAACATCGAAAGACGCTAGATGTGATACCTGGTTTAGATGATCGAATTATAATGGCACATGAAAATACTGTACATCATGAGAAACAGGATAGTGCGTCGTCTCAGACAGCATCATCAGAAACAAATCAACAATCTTCTACACATAATGGAAATGAATCAACGTCGTCCACAGATCAACAGCATCAACTACAGCAACAACAGCAGCAACATCAACAATCTCCTGCGAATAGTTTAGAATTACGACCTAATAATCCATCGCACCAACCTCCACCAAATGTACCTCCAAGTCATTATCGACAATTAGTTCATCAACAAATGAACAGAATGCAAACGCAG aACCATACGGATGTCAATGAAAATCCAATACATCCAGCCGCGGCGTCATCAAGAAATCAATATGTACAAGAATTACGATCCTTACATCAAAAACGACATGCTGAACGTCAAGGCCATTATGTGTCTGAAGAACGTGAAGATCAATATGAAAGAGCTATTCGACAA cGTTTGGAACAAGTACCAGACACAATCCATGGAAGATCAGCTAGTTATGATGTATACGGAGATGTTAAAAGATCTGGTAGTAGATCTGCTATAGGTGCAGGTGATCCACAACGTTTTAGCCATTATGTAAATTACGATGAACTACAACATCATCtaag CCGAAGACAACAACATTACCATTCTCAACGACAACCAGCACGTGATTCCCAACAGCGGCCAATGTCAAACTTTTATGAATATGAAAGTATACAATCACTAATGAATTCACAGCCCAGATCATTAATATCTTCACCTCACAGTACAAATCATGACACGCATAACGACATACCACCAGCACATCATATCACAAAATCATCGTCATCATCTTCAACAAGCACCAGTACGACACGTATCACATCCAACGCCATTGATAAAACTACATCAATAACTAAACAACATTTTACACAACATGCAAGGCCATATCAACCCCCACCACCGATATCAAGAGGGCATGAACCTACGTATGGGTCACGTGCCATGAATGGTAATCCTAGAACGTATCAACGTTATGTAGCCAATCATAATCAACGAAATGTGCATAAATTAAGTGGAAATCGTGGACCTTTTATTACACAAGTGACTATTGAAGATCAAACGCAAAAAACTGCTGGATCTAGAGtttaa